One Pseudodesulfovibrio senegalensis DNA segment encodes these proteins:
- a CDS encoding murein transglycosylase domain-containing protein has protein sequence MFFLTGCTRYDAVRIARIAASRDIGAAAQSAAASKAAHYAVNPQALGNDLKSFKKILEKFIQAIGGNWGEDEVVLPAPKRYVKYTQNYQSRAMVDFDKGVVTVETVDTTRPLESLREAIVITLLTPNDPRAVDLYSSAPVTLGETPFLLGEVVDYDSKPVRWEWRASRFSEALVKTKLAKRAGKKGTTIHYVTIPMVRDHLHVRAAKYRNLVDTSSRRFQVSSNLIYAIMKVESDFNPFAVSHAMAIGLMQVVPKTAGSDVYSMLHGKKGRPSSNSLLDPATNITYGTGYLHMLQYRLLSGITDPVSREYCVIAGYNGGPGAVLRTFNRDREKAARTINALGPMRVYERLRQNLPHDETRRYLAKVLNAKKQFVNNTP, from the coding sequence ATGTTCTTTCTAACGGGTTGCACACGATACGATGCGGTCCGTATTGCGCGGATCGCAGCGTCCCGAGACATCGGTGCGGCTGCACAAAGCGCTGCTGCAAGCAAGGCCGCCCACTATGCGGTCAACCCCCAAGCCCTTGGCAATGACCTGAAGTCATTCAAAAAAATACTCGAAAAATTCATCCAGGCCATTGGCGGCAACTGGGGCGAAGACGAAGTCGTGCTGCCTGCGCCCAAGCGATATGTCAAATACACACAGAACTATCAATCCCGGGCCATGGTCGATTTTGATAAAGGTGTCGTGACCGTGGAAACCGTGGACACGACAAGACCGCTGGAAAGCTTGCGTGAAGCCATTGTCATAACCCTGCTCACCCCCAATGACCCTCGAGCGGTGGACCTCTATTCATCCGCACCTGTCACGCTTGGCGAAACTCCGTTTCTCCTGGGAGAAGTGGTGGACTACGATTCAAAACCGGTTCGATGGGAGTGGCGCGCTTCACGTTTTTCCGAGGCTCTGGTCAAGACAAAACTCGCCAAACGCGCAGGGAAAAAGGGGACAACCATCCACTATGTCACCATTCCCATGGTACGGGACCACCTTCATGTGCGAGCCGCCAAATACAGGAACCTCGTGGATACGTCATCCCGTCGCTTTCAGGTCAGCAGCAATCTCATATACGCCATCATGAAAGTCGAGTCCGATTTCAATCCGTTTGCCGTCAGTCACGCCATGGCCATAGGCCTGATGCAGGTTGTCCCGAAAACCGCAGGAAGCGACGTGTACTCCATGCTGCACGGCAAAAAAGGCAGACCTTCCTCGAACAGCCTGCTGGACCCGGCAACCAACATAACATACGGTACCGGCTACCTGCACATGCTCCAATATCGGCTCCTTTCCGGAATAACCGATCCGGTCTCACGTGAATATTGTGTCATTGCAGGATACAACGGCGGCCCCGGAGCAGTGCTGCGAACCTTCAATCGCGATAGGGAAAAGGCCGCCCGGACCATAAATGCCCTGGGACCGATGCGCGTCTATGAACGGCTTCGGCAAAACCTTCCCCATGACGAAACACGGCGCTATCTGGCCAAGGTGCTGAACGCCAAAAAACAATTCGTGAACAATACGCCATGA
- a CDS encoding Hpt domain-containing protein: MDKIIEIIDGDLAPIIPRFMDNSKRELEAMLQALEAGEYETLSRLGHNTKGAGFGYGFMGMGEIGRTIEQSAKENDEQACRTAADELRHYLECVEVQYQK; this comes from the coding sequence ATGGATAAAATTATTGAAATCATTGATGGTGATCTGGCTCCCATTATTCCACGGTTCATGGACAACAGCAAACGGGAACTTGAGGCCATGCTGCAGGCGCTGGAAGCCGGAGAGTATGAGACCTTGAGCCGTTTGGGGCACAACACGAAGGGAGCCGGTTTCGGGTATGGCTTCATGGGAATGGGCGAGATCGGACGTACTATCGAACAGTCCGCCAAAGAGAATGATGAGCAGGCGTGCCGGACTGCGGCAGATGAATTGCGGCATTATCTGGAATGCGTGGAAGTGCAATACCAAAAATGA
- a CDS encoding 2-amino-3,7-dideoxy-D-threo-hept-6-ulosonate synthase, translated as MQLGKAIRIERIMNRNNGRTIIVPLDHGVTVGPIYGLVDLRDTVNQVAEGGANAMLMHKGIPRCSHRQGGRDIGLIIHLSASTSLSPHPNAKCLVASVTDALKLGADAVSLHINLGDETEANMLSDLGRICSEANEWGIPVLAMMYARGEKITNEYDPAVVAHCARVGAELGADIVKVNYTGDPDSFSKVTDGCCVPVVIAGGPKLNNDRDLVQMVYDSVQAGGAGLSVGRNIFQNQSPKAIVAALNKVVHEDWDVDAAMEMLQA; from the coding sequence ATGCAGCTCGGCAAGGCAATCCGCATCGAACGGATCATGAACCGCAACAACGGCAGGACCATCATCGTTCCCTTGGATCACGGCGTAACCGTAGGCCCCATTTATGGACTCGTGGACCTGCGCGACACCGTCAACCAGGTGGCAGAAGGCGGCGCCAACGCAATGCTCATGCATAAAGGCATCCCCCGCTGCTCCCACCGTCAGGGAGGACGTGACATCGGCCTCATCATCCATCTTTCCGCAAGCACATCACTTTCCCCGCACCCAAACGCCAAATGCCTCGTGGCCAGCGTAACCGATGCCTTGAAGCTCGGTGCGGACGCGGTCAGCCTGCACATAAACCTCGGTGACGAAACCGAAGCGAACATGCTTTCGGACCTCGGCAGAATCTGCTCGGAAGCCAATGAGTGGGGAATCCCGGTTCTGGCCATGATGTATGCCCGGGGAGAAAAAATCACCAATGAATATGATCCGGCAGTCGTTGCCCATTGCGCCAGAGTCGGCGCAGAACTCGGAGCCGACATCGTCAAGGTCAACTATACCGGCGACCCGGACTCGTTCTCAAAAGTCACGGACGGCTGCTGCGTGCCGGTAGTCATTGCGGGCGGCCCCAAGCTCAACAATGACCGGGACCTCGTGCAAATGGTCTATGACTCCGTGCAGGCCGGAGGCGCGGGTCTTTCGGTCGGGCGCAATATTTTCCAGAACCAATCGCCCAAAGCCATCGTGGCCGCGCTGAACAAGGTGGTGCATGAGGATTGGGACGTGGACGCCGCCATGGAGATGCTCCAGGCCTGA